Proteins from one Impatiens glandulifera chromosome 2, dImpGla2.1, whole genome shotgun sequence genomic window:
- the LOC124925894 gene encoding probable xyloglucan endotransglucosylase/hydrolase protein 10, whose protein sequence is MARSFRCNFAMIFGFLLLSIARISLGNFDKDFFVTWSPDHVNTSSDGRSRTLTLDQDSGSGFASNDLFMFGQFDMKIKLIPGYSAGTVVAFYLTSSDQPNRDELDFEFLGNVIGQPYTLQTNIFVEGFDDKEERIRLWFDPTEDFHTYSILWNVYQIVFMVDWVPIRTYRNHEDKGVAFPRWQPMGMKVSIWNGESWATRGGKDKVDWSKGPFIASFRDHKIDACVWRGNNVRSCRGESPTNWWNKDRFNSLTWTQRRLFKWVRKYHLNYDYCQDNNRFLNNMPKECSLPNY, encoded by the exons ATGGCGAGATCATTTCGGTGTAATTTTGCGATGATCTTTGGTTTTCTTCTTCTATCGATAGCCCGAATTTCACTTGGGAATTTCGATAAGGATTTCTTTGTTACATGGTCTCCCGACCATGTCAATACCTCTTCTGATGGAAGGTCAAGGACATTGACTCTTGATCAAGATTCGG gGTCTGGGTTTGCTTCAAATGACTTGTTCATGTTTGGCCAATTTGACATGAAAATCAAACTGATACCTGGCTATTCTGCCGGCACTGTTGTTGCCTTTTAT CTAACATCCTCTGATCAACCTAATCGCGATGAACTAGACTTCGAGTTTCTTGGGAACGTGATTGGGCAACCATACACTCTTCAGACAAATATCTTTGTTGAGGGGTTTGACGACAAAGAAGAACGAATCCGGCTATGGTTTGATCCAACTGAGGATTTCCATACATACTCAATTCTCTGGAATGTTTACCAAATTGT GTTCATGGTAGATTGGGTACCCATAAGGACATACAGAAACCATGAAGACAAAGGGGTGGCATTTCCAAGGTGGCAGCCAATGGGGATGAAGGTCAGCATATGGAACGGTGAAAGCTGGGCGACACGGGGCGGGAAGGATAAGGTCGATTGGTCAAAGGGCCCTTTCATTGCCTCATTCAGAGACCACAAGATTGATGCATGTGTATGGAGAGGCAATAATGTAAGGTCATGCAGGGGAGAGAGTCCTACAAATTGGTGGAATAAGGATAGGTTCAATTCCCTAACGTGGACACAGAGGAGACTCTTCAAATGGGTGAGAAAATATCATCTCAATTATGATTATTGCCAAGATAATAACAGATTCCTAAACAACATGCCCAAGGAATGCTCTCTTCCTAACTA
- the LOC124925685 gene encoding GDSL esterase/lipase At1g33811-like translates to MYSVLNMSCLIKDKKINNILGVVGFIFLFICRCEAQTSQLAPCFFIFGDSLVDNGNNNGILTLARANYRPYGIDFPQGTTGRFTNGRTFVDALAQLLGFPNYIPPYARIRGNELLRGANFASGASGIRDETGNNLGAHSSMNRQVSNYGRTVEELRRAFRGDNGALSAYLSKCIFYSGMGSNDYLNNYYMTNFYSTSKQFTTTAYANALLQDYSRQLTTLYNLGARKVIVASVGQIGCIPYQLARYTGNNTKCNEDINNAISLFNSGVRKMVDNFNGGQLPGAKFVYLDSYKSSNDLVANAASYGFEVIDKGCCGVGKNNGQITCLPLEEPCDDRTKYLFWDAFHPTENANIIYAKQAFSSNSKSYAYPINIQQLAAL, encoded by the exons ATGTACTCAGTACTCAACATGAGCTgtttaataaaagataagaagattaataatattttgggtGTTGTAGGGTTCATCTTCTTGTTCATTTGTCGTTGTGAGGCACAAACGTCGCAACTAGCACCGTGTTTCTTCATCTTTGGGGACTCATTGGTCGACAATGGAAACAACAATGGAATTCTCACGCTCGCAAGGGCCAATTACAGGCCCTACGGCATTGATTTCCCTCAAGGCACCACCGGCCGATTCACCAATGGTCGCACTTTTGTTGATGCTCTCG CTCAACTCTTAGGCTTCCCAAACTACATTCCTCCTTATGCTCGAATCCGAGGAAATGAACTCCTAAGAGGAGCAAATTTCGCATCAGGTGCTTCTGGTATTCGAGATGAAACCGGCAACAATCTG ggtgCTCATTCTTCAATGAATAGGCAAGTTAGCAATTATGGAAGAACAGTGGAAGAGCTAAGGAGGGCTTTTAGGGGAGACAATGGTGCTCTAAGTGCTTACTTGAGCAAATGTATATTCTACTCTGGAATGGGAAGCAATGACTATCTCAACAACTATTACATGACCAATTTTTACTCCACTTCTAAGCAATTCACTACTACAGCTTATGCTAACGCCCTACTTCAGGATTATTCACGTCAACTAACG ACTCTTTATAACTTGGGTGCTCGCAAAGTTATTGTGGCTTCAGTGGGACAAATCGGATGCATACCATATCAGTTGGCTAGATACACTGGAAATAACACCAAGTGTAATGAGGATATCAACAATGCAATTAGTCTCTTTAACTCGGGGGTGAGGAAAATGGTTGACAATTTCAATGGTGGCCAGCTTCCTGGCGCTAAGTTCGTATATCTTGATTCGTATAAGAGCTCGAATGACCTAGTCGCAAATGCTGCATCCTATG GATTTGAGGTTATAGACAAAGGATGTTGTGGCGTGGGAAAGAATAACGGACAGATAACATGTCTTCCTCTCGAAGAACCGTGCGATGACCGCACCAAATACTTGTTTTGGGATGCTTTTCATCCCACGGAGAATGCCAACATCATCTACGCGAAACAAGCTTTCTCTTCCAATTCTAAATCTTATGCATACCCCATCAACATACAACAATTGGCTGCATTGTAA